A region from the Phycodurus eques isolate BA_2022a chromosome 12, UOR_Pequ_1.1, whole genome shotgun sequence genome encodes:
- the itga4 gene encoding integrin alpha-4 isoform X1 has protein sequence MTCLSAIRPALVPLLVGVLTLVLVSGYTLDVDHAVHFAGVPASMFGYSVLLHRHGMHSWLVVGAPVDNSSSVSSLSPGGIYRCAITTDERNCQLMPADVSHCGKTCKAESDHQWLGVSLSRQPGNHHGGAGGHILACAHRWKNVFYSRNDGQNNKLPHGVCYRYDNNLTHAQAIIPCYKDHQRKFGEEYGSCQAGMSNQLTQDLIIMGAPGTSYWTGSVLVFNTSSSVMSVYLDDDGSVGFGSYLGYSVDAGHFLDATSMEVVGGAPQYNQRGKVFIFSVDGNMLRVLAHVSGTELGSYFGASIRTVDLNGDGLSDLLVGAPMATGASREEGRVHVYLNQGQAKLVEAEFQLSGGNTHGARFGETITDLGDLDDDGYPEVAVGAPQEDDLKGAVYIYNGRKHGITQIPSQRMSGAVLGRDLRMFGQSLSSGVDVDDNGYQDVAVGAFLSDAAVVLRSRPVLQVAASLTLPENIQQHAASINVSVCFRVTSRQYKGAIDLQYNLTSDLLHQPSFPHRFYFHGNGSSNSTRARVKVRLDHLSCTNHVAYQKKDVRDIFTPVRFEVSYSLRETNAHKHANKLFPPLRPVLQRVAGSRNTINNETLFARSCFLPNCSTDLRLSATLILPQNGQYLALGAGRSLMLNTSLSVAGDDAFLPRLTLRFHHNVHYIKVLNNEDKVVSCGVTQEVNSTAVEVSCGFSSLILASHSLVNISFLLDVNQNATPGDLIIHVNTSSDNLESSEYLRDNAVALLLPLKYGVDVNIHGFVTPTSFMFGDEDTTPVQCYSQTFNYTYKVLNLGPSRSVDTVVEITLPKLLTPFPHRLLQVVDWQSSQGACVVSNNTVPVIDDCDVPRASFIKQIFFFFSSTSTRTMFCGRGDQLCERLLCHLGNVEAGRDATVQLEVRLNPDVLLQAPGRHGVVKLESRAVMSSPKNDHHTILDREQPAAQVLVEGHFTHKPSTPIKVFIIVVSLVLGLMILAALIWCLWKAGFFKRDLQKKKEEEEFKRDSWDYVPKRNNRESTS, from the exons ATGACGTGTCTCTCAGCCATCAGGCCGGCCCTAGTACCACTCCTGGTTGGGGTTCTGACCCTGGTCCTGGTCTCTGGGTACACATTGGATGTTGATCACGCGGTGCATTTCGCCGGCGTTCCCGCGTCCATGTTCGGCTACTCGGTGCTGCTGCACCGGCACGGGATGCACAGCTG gtTGGTGGTGGGAGCGCCAGTGGACAACTCTTCTTCTGTTTCTTCGTTGTCTCCAGGCGGCATTTACCGTTGCGCCATTACAACAGATGAGCGAAACTGTCAGCTGATGCCTGCAG acgtGTCACATTGTGGGAAGACGTGCAAGGCTGAGAGCGATCACCAGTGGTTGGGTGTCAGTCTGTCCCGACAACCCGGGAACCACCatggaggagcaggaggacaCATCCTG gCATGTGCACACCGCTGGAAGAACGTGTTTTACTCCAGGAACGATGGTCAGAACAACAAACTGCCACACGGAGTTTGTTATCGCTATGACAACAACCTCACACATGCACAGGCCATCATACCCTGCTACAAAG ACCACCAGAGGAAGTTTGGTGAGGAGTACGGCTCCTGTCAGGCTGGAATGTCAAACCAACTCACTCAG GACCTCATAATCATGGGCGCTCCGGGGACGTCGTACTGGACCGGTTCCGTCCTGGTCTTCAACACATCCAGCAGTGTGATGTCCGTCTACCTGGACGATGACGGGTCGGTAGGCTTTGGAAGCTACCTGG GCTACTCAGTGGATGCAGGTCATTTCCTGGATGCTACTAGCATGGAGGTGGTGGGAGGCGCCCCACAGTACAACCAGAGGGGAAAA GTGTTTATCTTCTCGGTGGATGGCAACATGCTACGTGTGCTAGCGCACGTGTCAGGAACAGAG ctGGGTTCATACTTTGGCGCTAGCATCCGCACAGTGGACCTGAACGGCGACGGCTTATCAGATCTCTTGGTGGGTGCTCCAATGGCAACAGGCGCAAGCAGGGAGGAGGGGCGTGTCCACGTCTACCTCAATCAGGGACAG GCTAAGCTAGTGGAGGCGGAGTTTCAGCTGAGCGGGGGCAATACCCACGGCGCTCGCTTTGGGGAGACCATCACAGACTTGGGAGACCTGGATGATGACGGTTACCCTG aggtGGCAGTGGGTGCCCCTCAGGAGGACGATCTAAAAGGGGCCGTTTACATCTACAACGGCAGGAAACATGGCATCACTCAAATACCATCACAG AGGATGAGCGGGGCAGTGCTTGGTCGTGACCTCCGGATGTTCGGCCAGTCGCTGAGCTCGGGCGTGGATGTTGATGACAATGGTTACCAAG ACGTTGCCGTGGGTGCGTTCCTCTCGGATGCTGCGGTCGTTCTCAG GTCTCGTCCTGTCCTGCAGGTGGCGGCCTCACTCACCCTGCCTGAGAACATCCAGCAGCATGCGGCGAGCATCAACGTCAGCGTCTGCTTCAGAGTCACCTCCAGACAGTATAAAGGAGCCATAG ATCTTCAATACAACCTGACATCCGACCTCCTCCATCAGCCATCCTTCCCGCACCGTTTCTATTTCCACGGCAACGGCTCGTCCAATAGCACGAGGGCTCGGGTGAAGGTGCGGCTCGACCATCTAAGCTGCACTAATCACGTCGCGTACCAGAAG AAGGATGTTCGGGACATTTTCACGCCGGTCCGTTTTGAAGTTTCCTACAGCCTCCGAGAGACAAATGCTCACAAACACGCTAACAAACTCTTCCCACCACTGAGGCCTGTCCTGCAGAGGGTGGCGGGGAGCCGCAATACCATCAACAACGAG ACGCTGTTCGCTCGCTCGTGTTTCCTGCCCAACTGTTCTACGGACCTGCGACTCAGTGCCACACTTATTCTGCCTCA GAACGGTCAGTACTTGGCACTGGGTGCTGGTCGTAGCTTGATGCTGAACACGTCACTGTCGGTGGCTGGAGACGATGCCTTCCTGCCACGCCTGACGCTTCGTTTCCACCACAACGTTCACTACATCAAAGTACTCAACAAC GAGGACAAGGTTGTGAGTTGCGGTGTCACACAGGAAGTGAACAGCACAGCAGTTGAAGTGAGCTGCGGCTTCTCCAGCCTCATCCTGGCATCTCACTCCCTG GTTAACATTAGCTTCCTGCTGGATGTCAACCAGAACGCCACACCTGGTGACCTCATCATTCACGTCAACACgagcag TGACAACCTGGAAAGTTCAGAGTATCTCCGCGACAACGCCGTTGCCTTGTTACTTCCTCTCAAGTATGGCGTCGACGTCAACATCCACGG TTTTGTGACACCGACTTCTTTTATGTTTGGAGATGAAGACACAACACCCGTCCAATGCTACTCGCAAACCTTCAACTACACCTACAAG gtGTTGAATTTAGGTCCTAGCAGGTCAGTGGATACAGTGGTGGAAATTACATTACCGAAGCTGTTGACTCCGTTTCCTCACAGGTTGCTTCAGGTGGTGGACTGGCAG TCGTCACAAGGTGCCTGTGTCGTCAGCAACAATACTGTTCCCGTCATCGACGACTGCGATGTCCCACGAGCTTCTTTCATAAAacaaatcttcttcttcttctcctccaccTCCACACGCACCATG ttcTGTGGGCGTGGTGACCAGCTATGCGAGCGCCTGCTATGTCACCTGGGCAACGTAGAGGCCGGTCGAGATGCGACCGTTCAGCTGGAAGTCCGACTAAACCCCGATGTCCTGCTGCAAGCGCCC GGTCGCCATGGCGTGGTGAAGCTGGAGAGCAGGGCGGTGATGTCATCGCCCAAGAACGACCATCACACCATCCTGGACCGGGAACAACCCGCCGCACAG gtcCTGGTGGAGGGTCACTTCACCCACAAACCTTCCACGCCAATCAAAGTGTTCATCATCGTAGTCAGTTTGGTTCTGGGTCTAATGATCCTGGCGGCACTCATCTGGTGCTTGTGGAAG GCGGGTTTCTTCAAGAGGGACTtgcagaagaagaaagaggaagaggagttcAAGCGTGACAGCTGGGACTACGTACCCAAACGCAACAACAGGGAGAGCACATCCTAA
- the itga4 gene encoding integrin alpha-4 isoform X2, with product MTCLSAIRPALVPLLVGVLTLVLVSGYTLDVDHAVHFAGVPASMFGYSVLLHRHGMHSWLVVGAPVDNSSSVSSLSPGGIYRCAITTDERNCQLMPADVSHCGKTCKAESDHQWLGVSLSRQPGNHHGGAGGHILACAHRWKNVFYSRNDGQNNKLPHGVCYRYDNNLTHAQAIIPCYKDHQRKFGEEYGSCQAGMSNQLTQDLIIMGAPGTSYWTGSVLVFNTSSSVMSVYLDDDGSVGFGSYLGYSVDAGHFLDATSMEVVGGAPQYNQRGKVFIFSVDGNMLRVLAHVSGTELGSYFGASIRTVDLNGDGLSDLLVGAPMATGASREEGRVHVYLNQGQAKLVEAEFQLSGGNTHGARFGETITDLGDLDDDGYPEVAVGAPQEDDLKGAVYIYNGRKHGITQIPSQRMSGAVLGRDLRMFGQSLSSGVDVDDNGYQDVAVGAFLSDAAVVLRSRPVLQVAASLTLPENIQQHAASINVSVCFRVTSRQYKGAIDLQYNLTSDLLHQPSFPHRFYFHGNGSSNSTRARVKVRLDHLSCTNHVAYQKDVRDIFTPVRFEVSYSLRETNAHKHANKLFPPLRPVLQRVAGSRNTINNETLFARSCFLPNCSTDLRLSATLILPQNGQYLALGAGRSLMLNTSLSVAGDDAFLPRLTLRFHHNVHYIKVLNNEDKVVSCGVTQEVNSTAVEVSCGFSSLILASHSLVNISFLLDVNQNATPGDLIIHVNTSSDNLESSEYLRDNAVALLLPLKYGVDVNIHGFVTPTSFMFGDEDTTPVQCYSQTFNYTYKVLNLGPSRSVDTVVEITLPKLLTPFPHRLLQVVDWQSSQGACVVSNNTVPVIDDCDVPRASFIKQIFFFFSSTSTRTMFCGRGDQLCERLLCHLGNVEAGRDATVQLEVRLNPDVLLQAPGRHGVVKLESRAVMSSPKNDHHTILDREQPAAQVLVEGHFTHKPSTPIKVFIIVVSLVLGLMILAALIWCLWKAGFFKRDLQKKKEEEEFKRDSWDYVPKRNNRESTS from the exons ATGACGTGTCTCTCAGCCATCAGGCCGGCCCTAGTACCACTCCTGGTTGGGGTTCTGACCCTGGTCCTGGTCTCTGGGTACACATTGGATGTTGATCACGCGGTGCATTTCGCCGGCGTTCCCGCGTCCATGTTCGGCTACTCGGTGCTGCTGCACCGGCACGGGATGCACAGCTG gtTGGTGGTGGGAGCGCCAGTGGACAACTCTTCTTCTGTTTCTTCGTTGTCTCCAGGCGGCATTTACCGTTGCGCCATTACAACAGATGAGCGAAACTGTCAGCTGATGCCTGCAG acgtGTCACATTGTGGGAAGACGTGCAAGGCTGAGAGCGATCACCAGTGGTTGGGTGTCAGTCTGTCCCGACAACCCGGGAACCACCatggaggagcaggaggacaCATCCTG gCATGTGCACACCGCTGGAAGAACGTGTTTTACTCCAGGAACGATGGTCAGAACAACAAACTGCCACACGGAGTTTGTTATCGCTATGACAACAACCTCACACATGCACAGGCCATCATACCCTGCTACAAAG ACCACCAGAGGAAGTTTGGTGAGGAGTACGGCTCCTGTCAGGCTGGAATGTCAAACCAACTCACTCAG GACCTCATAATCATGGGCGCTCCGGGGACGTCGTACTGGACCGGTTCCGTCCTGGTCTTCAACACATCCAGCAGTGTGATGTCCGTCTACCTGGACGATGACGGGTCGGTAGGCTTTGGAAGCTACCTGG GCTACTCAGTGGATGCAGGTCATTTCCTGGATGCTACTAGCATGGAGGTGGTGGGAGGCGCCCCACAGTACAACCAGAGGGGAAAA GTGTTTATCTTCTCGGTGGATGGCAACATGCTACGTGTGCTAGCGCACGTGTCAGGAACAGAG ctGGGTTCATACTTTGGCGCTAGCATCCGCACAGTGGACCTGAACGGCGACGGCTTATCAGATCTCTTGGTGGGTGCTCCAATGGCAACAGGCGCAAGCAGGGAGGAGGGGCGTGTCCACGTCTACCTCAATCAGGGACAG GCTAAGCTAGTGGAGGCGGAGTTTCAGCTGAGCGGGGGCAATACCCACGGCGCTCGCTTTGGGGAGACCATCACAGACTTGGGAGACCTGGATGATGACGGTTACCCTG aggtGGCAGTGGGTGCCCCTCAGGAGGACGATCTAAAAGGGGCCGTTTACATCTACAACGGCAGGAAACATGGCATCACTCAAATACCATCACAG AGGATGAGCGGGGCAGTGCTTGGTCGTGACCTCCGGATGTTCGGCCAGTCGCTGAGCTCGGGCGTGGATGTTGATGACAATGGTTACCAAG ACGTTGCCGTGGGTGCGTTCCTCTCGGATGCTGCGGTCGTTCTCAG GTCTCGTCCTGTCCTGCAGGTGGCGGCCTCACTCACCCTGCCTGAGAACATCCAGCAGCATGCGGCGAGCATCAACGTCAGCGTCTGCTTCAGAGTCACCTCCAGACAGTATAAAGGAGCCATAG ATCTTCAATACAACCTGACATCCGACCTCCTCCATCAGCCATCCTTCCCGCACCGTTTCTATTTCCACGGCAACGGCTCGTCCAATAGCACGAGGGCTCGGGTGAAGGTGCGGCTCGACCATCTAAGCTGCACTAATCACGTCGCGTACCAGAAG GATGTTCGGGACATTTTCACGCCGGTCCGTTTTGAAGTTTCCTACAGCCTCCGAGAGACAAATGCTCACAAACACGCTAACAAACTCTTCCCACCACTGAGGCCTGTCCTGCAGAGGGTGGCGGGGAGCCGCAATACCATCAACAACGAG ACGCTGTTCGCTCGCTCGTGTTTCCTGCCCAACTGTTCTACGGACCTGCGACTCAGTGCCACACTTATTCTGCCTCA GAACGGTCAGTACTTGGCACTGGGTGCTGGTCGTAGCTTGATGCTGAACACGTCACTGTCGGTGGCTGGAGACGATGCCTTCCTGCCACGCCTGACGCTTCGTTTCCACCACAACGTTCACTACATCAAAGTACTCAACAAC GAGGACAAGGTTGTGAGTTGCGGTGTCACACAGGAAGTGAACAGCACAGCAGTTGAAGTGAGCTGCGGCTTCTCCAGCCTCATCCTGGCATCTCACTCCCTG GTTAACATTAGCTTCCTGCTGGATGTCAACCAGAACGCCACACCTGGTGACCTCATCATTCACGTCAACACgagcag TGACAACCTGGAAAGTTCAGAGTATCTCCGCGACAACGCCGTTGCCTTGTTACTTCCTCTCAAGTATGGCGTCGACGTCAACATCCACGG TTTTGTGACACCGACTTCTTTTATGTTTGGAGATGAAGACACAACACCCGTCCAATGCTACTCGCAAACCTTCAACTACACCTACAAG gtGTTGAATTTAGGTCCTAGCAGGTCAGTGGATACAGTGGTGGAAATTACATTACCGAAGCTGTTGACTCCGTTTCCTCACAGGTTGCTTCAGGTGGTGGACTGGCAG TCGTCACAAGGTGCCTGTGTCGTCAGCAACAATACTGTTCCCGTCATCGACGACTGCGATGTCCCACGAGCTTCTTTCATAAAacaaatcttcttcttcttctcctccaccTCCACACGCACCATG ttcTGTGGGCGTGGTGACCAGCTATGCGAGCGCCTGCTATGTCACCTGGGCAACGTAGAGGCCGGTCGAGATGCGACCGTTCAGCTGGAAGTCCGACTAAACCCCGATGTCCTGCTGCAAGCGCCC GGTCGCCATGGCGTGGTGAAGCTGGAGAGCAGGGCGGTGATGTCATCGCCCAAGAACGACCATCACACCATCCTGGACCGGGAACAACCCGCCGCACAG gtcCTGGTGGAGGGTCACTTCACCCACAAACCTTCCACGCCAATCAAAGTGTTCATCATCGTAGTCAGTTTGGTTCTGGGTCTAATGATCCTGGCGGCACTCATCTGGTGCTTGTGGAAG GCGGGTTTCTTCAAGAGGGACTtgcagaagaagaaagaggaagaggagttcAAGCGTGACAGCTGGGACTACGTACCCAAACGCAACAACAGGGAGAGCACATCCTAA